In Symmachiella dynata, the following are encoded in one genomic region:
- a CDS encoding dihydrodipicolinate synthase family protein encodes MAIDPADLRGVHLVPLTAFDQSDQINETLQAQHSRNMYDAGVRLYLPAAGTSEFQSLSLDEVVKLVQITRENTGPDALIFAPVGLQLQHSIEVGRRALEVGATGIMFMPFVHPYLSDEGARDYYLQVIQATQCPTLIYKKAAIPSDALLLELSDNEHVVGIKHATNAMHEFRKVIQADGGRTEWICGSAERFAPYYMLAGSPGFTTGAGNLCPHLSLACHAAFAAQQWDEGMRLQSIIQPIEDFRARSGDSYNVSMLKYAMSLIGPDFGPARAPQRQLTAQDRSEIDALMQPILAAEAEVKNEAQSVGLSR; translated from the coding sequence ATGGCAATTGACCCGGCTGACTTGCGCGGCGTGCATTTGGTGCCGCTGACGGCATTTGATCAATCTGATCAAATCAACGAAACCCTGCAAGCGCAACATTCCCGCAATATGTACGACGCCGGTGTGCGTCTCTATTTGCCGGCAGCCGGCACCAGCGAATTTCAAAGTCTCTCGTTGGATGAAGTCGTCAAACTCGTGCAAATCACCCGCGAGAATACCGGGCCGGATGCACTGATCTTTGCGCCGGTGGGATTGCAACTACAGCACTCCATTGAAGTCGGCCGCCGCGCGCTGGAAGTCGGAGCGACAGGGATCATGTTCATGCCCTTCGTGCATCCCTATCTCAGCGACGAGGGTGCCCGCGATTATTATTTGCAGGTGATCCAAGCCACGCAATGCCCGACGTTGATCTACAAAAAAGCGGCCATCCCCAGTGACGCCCTGCTGTTGGAGTTATCCGACAACGAACACGTCGTCGGCATCAAGCATGCCACGAATGCGATGCACGAATTCCGCAAAGTGATCCAAGCCGACGGTGGACGCACGGAGTGGATTTGCGGTTCGGCGGAACGATTCGCGCCGTACTACATGTTGGCCGGCTCTCCAGGTTTTACCACCGGGGCGGGTAACTTGTGTCCCCATTTGAGTCTGGCCTGCCACGCAGCCTTTGCCGCTCAACAATGGGATGAAGGCATGCGACTGCAGTCGATCATTCAGCCCATCGAAGATTTCCGTGCCCGTAGCGGCGACAGTTACAACGTGAGCATGCTGAAGTACGCCATGAGCCTCATCGGCCCCGACTTCGGCCCCGCCCGCGCACCACAACGACAACTCACCGCGCAAGACCGCAGCGAAATCGATGCACTGATGCAACCGATTCTCGCCGCCGAAGCGGAAGTCAAAAACGAAGCCCAAAGCGTGGGTCTGTCGCGGTG